CCCCCCGAGCTTTGGGATTACCTTCATGAGCATTTTGAGGAACATCGAAGCTGGCTTCCGCAAGCGCTGGGACTTCCGCCGGAGGAATCGGCCTTTCTCTTCACCGGGGCGGATATGGATAATCTGGGGGTGGGGGAGGAGAGCTTTGAGGAACTCAGGGTTTGCTGCCTGGCCACTGCCGGGGTGAAGAGCAATGCCCTGAGGGCCGGAGTTGATAAGGCGGGTTCCCAAAGCGTGGGAACCATAAACCTCATTCTTCTGACCAGTGCCGCCCTCACGGATGGGGCCATGGCCAGGGCGGTCATCACCGCCACGGAGGCGAAGACTTCAATCCTTGAAGACCTCGACATCAAGAGCAGCTACAATCCCCGACTTCAGGCCACGGGCACAGGAACCGATAACCTCATCATCGTCCCCGGCGATGGACCGCTCATTACCTACACCGGGGGCCATGCCAAGATAGGAGAGCTCATCGGTGTTACGGTAAGGAAGGCGGTGGCGGAGGCACTCGCAAAGCAGGAGGGGATCGAGGAGAGCCCAGCGAGGAGGAAACGCTTAGGCGAGGGTTATATTCAGGTCTACACCGGAAATGGCAAGGGGAAGACCACAGCTTCCCTGGGGTTGGCTTTCAGGGCTGCTGGTCACGGGCTTAAAACCTATATTGGGCAATTCATGAAGGGTCAGCGCTATGGGGAGCTTGAGGCGGTGAAGCTCACGAAGCCTTATATCACCATCGAGCAGTATGGCCAGCCGGGCTGGGTTCACGCACACAGACCACCGAAGGAGGACGACGTTCAATTAGCCCGTGAGGGACTCAGGAAGGCAAGGGAAGCCATGCTCTCCGGAGAATACGATATCATTGTCCTCGACGAGATCACCACCGCCTATTACTTCAAGCTCATATCTCTTGAAGATATGCTCGAGCTTGTAAGGTCAAAACCTGAAGATGTAGAGCTCATATTTACCGGCAGATATGCCCCGCAGGAGTTAATCGAGGCGGCGGACTTGGTGACGGAGATGAGGGAGGTAAAACACTACTATCAAAAGGGGGTTAGGGCCAGGGATGGAATTGAACGCTAGGGAGCTGTGGGGAAAAGCTCAGCAGTGAATTATCGTCAGGATTCCGGCTGGCTCCTACAGGCGGAGCTAAATACACCCGGAGTGTATTTGAGGAGATCCCAAAGACGGCTTTATCCTCTCAGGATCAGGACCCCCAGGGCGGTGAACGCCGTGATCGCCGAACAAAGCCGCATCAGCTTGACCGCCTCCCTCACTTTTCCGGGCGTGAGCGGTTCGAGCTCGTCCCCGATGAACGGTCTATCGACCCTCACCCCACCGTAAACTGCCGGACCGCCCAGCCTGACCCCCAAAGCCCCGGCGAAAGCCGCCTCCGGCAGACCGCTGTTGGGACTCTCATGCTTGCCACCATCCCTCAAAGCCACTCTGAAAGCGTTCGAACCGTTGAGGTTCAAGATGAAAGCGGAAAACGGTATCAGAAGAGCGGATAATCTGGCGGGGATGAAGTTCGCTATATCATCCAACCTTGCCGAAGCCCATCCGAACCGGATGTACCTCTCATCACGATACCCGACCATCGAGTCGAGGGTGCTAATCGCTTTAAATGCGATCATCGCTGGGACTCCCCCCAAAGCCAGGTAGAAAAGCGGGGAGATGAGACCATCAACCGTGTTCTCCGCAACCGTCTCGATACAAGCCCTGAAAATCCCGGCCTCGTTCAAACCCCTGGTATCCCTGCTGACCAGATGGGAGAGATATCTCCTTGCCTCATCGATCCTCTCCCTCTCGAGCTCTCTCACCACCTTCATCGGTTCGTCCGCCAGACTTCTCGTGCACAGAAGTGTGAAGATCAAAAAGGATTCCACCCCTAATCTGAGCGGTTTGAAGCGATCAGCGATCTGGATCAACAGATATGATATGAGGAAGACGCTCGATATGACCGTCAAAGCGAGTATCGCCCCGCTCAGCCTCTCCGGACGCAGCTTCCTCAACACCTTCTCCAAAATCTCGATCTCCTTCCCGATCATCCTGACAGGGTGAGGAAGCCAACGTGGATCGCCGATCGTGAGATCCAGTATGTACCCTATCACCAACGCCAGCTCGCTCATCCCAACCCCATGAACCTGTATATCATATCGATATCGACGTTCTCACGCACGATTTCGGCTAACTTATCGTACTCCCTCAGCCTTTCGAGTTTCAGATCGATCTCCTCGGGCTCGATCGGTTCCAAACCCTTCCTGATCCTCACGAAGTTCAAGATACCCCGCCTGAACCGGGTGTTATCGAATATACCGTGTAGATACGTCCCGAAAACCAACCCGTCCTCGGATATCATCCCGTCGTAGACCACCTCGCCGTTGGATCTCACCAGTTTGAAGACGAACTTACTTCCCTCGGTCCTCCCCATATGTATCTCGTATCCCTCAACGGTTTCCCCCTTCCTCAGATACGGTATACCCTCGATGGCCACCCCTTTCACTTGAAACGTAGCTTTCTCCTTTTCAAAGGTCGTGGAGGCTTCCAGCAGTGCTAATCCTTGGATCTCCTGGAAGGGGGATTCGACGCCGAGGGGGTCTTTGATCTTCCCCCCCAACATCTGGAACCCGCCGCAGATGCCGATCACAGGCACCCCTCTGCGTCGCATCTCGATGATCTTCGCCGCTAACCCTTTCTCCTTGAGGAACAGAAGATCGGCTACGGTGTTCTTGGTTCCCGGCAGGACGATCAAATCGGCCCCCTCAAGCTCATCCGGGGATACGGTGTAGATCAATGAGACGTCCTCCTCCGTCTCAAGCGGATCGAAATCGGTGAAGTTCGATATCCTGGGCAACCTTACTACCACCACCTTCACCTCGCCCTTTCTCCCCAATCCGGGTCTTCTCTCATCCAGTGATACCGAATCCTCATCCTGCACTTTCAGGTCACGGATATATGGTATAACGCCGAGCACCGGTTTACCGGTGTAATGCTGGAGGAAATCGAGACCGTCCCTGAGCAGACCGATGTCGCCCCTGAATTTGTTTATCAGAAATCCTTTAACCATCTCCCTTTCACGATCCTCCAGGAGCTGAAGCGTTCCGATCAACCAGGCGAAGACCCCTCCCCTGTCTATATCCCCTACCAGTATGACCGGTGCTCCGGCGTATTCGGCCACCTTCATGTTGACTATATCGTTCTTTTTGAGGTTCACCTCTGCGGGGCTGCCGGCGCCCTCTATTACGATCAGCTCGAACCGTTCCCTCAACCTGTCCAGCGATTCACACACCACCTCCCAAAGAGTTCTTTTGAGCTTGTGGTAGTCAACTGCGGATGCGTCCGTCAACGGTCTGCCCAACACCACCACCTGACACCCTGTCTCGCCCATCGGTTTGAGCAGGATAGGGTTCATTTCGACCTCCGGCTCCAACCCACAAGCCTCAGCCTGCACCGCCTGGGCTCTGCCTATCTCACCACCGTCGAGCGTAGCGTAGGAGTTCAGAGACATATTCTGAGCTTTAAACGGTGCCACTTTGAACCCGTCCTGCCGGAATATCCTGCACAACGCCGTCACTATGAGGCTCTTACCCACGTGTGAGCCCGTGCCTTGGATCATCAAACATCTGGCCCGCACCCCGCCACCTCCCTCAACGCAGAGATCAACCTAAGGTTCTCCTCCCTCCTCCTAACCGCTACCCTGAAAAAACGGTCGTCCAGCCCCTTGAAGTTCGAGCAGTTCCTTATGAAAATCCCCTTCTCCAAGAGCTTCATCTGAAGCGAACCGGAACGAAGATGATCGGACCGAACGAGCAGAAAGTTGGCGTGGGAGGGAAAGGGTGTAAAACCCTCTATCTTTGAGATCTCGGAGAAGAGAAAAGCTCTCTCCGAGCAGATGAAACTCCTGCTCATCTCGACGAACCCGTCCATCTCCAGTATCACCTCACCTGCGATCTGAGCGAGCCTGTTCACAGACCACCGCTCTATCTGGGCGGTTAAAATGGCGGCGATCCTCTGGCTCGAAACGGAGTATCCGAGTCTGAGACCCGGGATCGAGAACAGCTTGGTGAATGATCTCAAGACCACCAGGTTGTCAAACCTAAGCGTGTCTTTGACGAACGAGCGTTCCACATCCGAAAGCTCCAGGAAGACCTCGTCGATGACGAAAGTCGTATCCGAAAATCTCCCCATAAGCTCGATCAAAAGCTCCCTCTCAAAAGCGGTCCCCGTCGGATTGTTGGGGTTACATATGAAGACCAGATCCGAGGACCCCACTCTTTTGAGCAGATCATCCAGTGGAACGGAAAACCCATCCTCGACCTTCAGGATGAGCTCGATCACCTCCGCACCGTTCAGCCTCGCCGATCTCTCATACTCGGAGAAGGTGGGCTGAACGACGAGAACCCTCCTGGGCTTCAAAGCCCTACATACGGCGTATATGAGTTGATTCGACCCGTTTGAGATAACAAGACCATTCGGGGGCACGTCTAACTTCGCGCTCA
This genomic window from Candidatus Poribacteria bacterium contains:
- the cobD gene encoding cobalamin biosynthesis protein CobD, which encodes MSELALVIGYILDLTIGDPRWLPHPVRMIGKEIEILEKVLRKLRPERLSGAILALTVISSVFLISYLLIQIADRFKPLRLGVESFLIFTLLCTRSLADEPMKVVRELERERIDEARRYLSHLVSRDTRGLNEAGIFRACIETVAENTVDGLISPLFYLALGGVPAMIAFKAISTLDSMVGYRDERYIRFGWASARLDDIANFIPARLSALLIPFSAFILNLNGSNAFRVALRDGGKHESPNSGLPEAAFAGALGVRLGGPAVYGGVRVDRPFIGDELEPLTPGKVREAVKLMRLCSAITAFTALGVLILRG
- a CDS encoding cobyric acid synthase gives rise to the protein MIQGTGSHVGKSLIVTALCRIFRQDGFKVAPFKAQNMSLNSYATLDGGEIGRAQAVQAEACGLEPEVEMNPILLKPMGETGCQVVVLGRPLTDASAVDYHKLKRTLWEVVCESLDRLRERFELIVIEGAGSPAEVNLKKNDIVNMKVAEYAGAPVILVGDIDRGGVFAWLIGTLQLLEDREREMVKGFLINKFRGDIGLLRDGLDFLQHYTGKPVLGVIPYIRDLKVQDEDSVSLDERRPGLGRKGEVKVVVVRLPRISNFTDFDPLETEEDVSLIYTVSPDELEGADLIVLPGTKNTVADLLFLKEKGLAAKIIEMRRRGVPVIGICGGFQMLGGKIKDPLGVESPFQEIQGLALLEASTTFEKEKATFQVKGVAIEGIPYLRKGETVEGYEIHMGRTEGSKFVFKLVRSNGEVVYDGMISEDGLVFGTYLHGIFDNTRFRRGILNFVRIRKGLEPIEPEEIDLKLERLREYDKLAEIVRENVDIDMIYRFMGLG
- a CDS encoding cob(I)yrinic acid a,c-diamide adenosyltransferase produces the protein MARAVITATEAKTSILEDLDIKSSYNPRLQATGTGTDNLIIVPGDGPLITYTGGHAKIGELIGVTVRKAVAEALAKQEGIEESPARRKRLGEGYIQVYTGNGKGKTTASLGLAFRAAGHGLKTYIGQFMKGQRYGELEAVKLTKPYITIEQYGQPGWVHAHRPPKEDDVQLAREGLRKAREAMLSGEYDIIVLDEITTAYYFKLISLEDMLELVRSKPEDVELIFTGRYAPQELIEAADLVTEMREVKHYYQKGVRARDGIER
- a CDS encoding threonine-phosphate decarboxylase; its protein translation is MSSDVSFEHGGELEKLRRLGISIDGLIDFSVNVNPLAPPEELVRMLKDRVFEVTRYPEPGSGTLVSKLSAKLDVPPNGLVISNGSNQLIYAVCRALKPRRVLVVQPTFSEYERSARLNGAEVIELILKVEDGFSVPLDDLLKRVGSSDLVFICNPNNPTGTAFERELLIELMGRFSDTTFVIDEVFLELSDVERSFVKDTLRFDNLVVLRSFTKLFSIPGLRLGYSVSSQRIAAILTAQIERWSVNRLAQIAGEVILEMDGFVEMSRSFICSERAFLFSEISKIEGFTPFPSHANFLLVRSDHLRSGSLQMKLLEKGIFIRNCSNFKGLDDRFFRVAVRRREENLRLISALREVAGCGPDV